The following DNA comes from Thermoanaerobacterium sp. PSU-2.
ATGATATACCATCTAACGAGCTGTCATAAGGTATTTTTGATACTGAATTCATTGATGCTATGGCACCTTTTGTATCTCTGCCATGCATTGGGTTTGCACCTGGCGCAAAAGGTTCTCCTGCCTTTCTTCCGTCAGGCGTTGCACCTGTCTTCTTGCCGTACACAACATTTGATGTAATTGTCAAAACAGACAGTGTTGGTATAGAGTTTCTGTAAGTCTTATGCTTCTTAAGCTTATTCATAAATCTTTCCACAATGTCAACTGCTATTGAGTCAACCCTGTCATCGTCATTGCCAAACTTAGGGAAATCACCTTCCACTTCGTAATCTACCGCTATGCCATTTTCATCTCTTATGGCTTTTACTTTGGCATACTTTATGGCACTTAAAGAATCTGCCGCAACAGAAAGACCTGCGATTCCAAACGCCATCGTCCTTACGATATCTCTATCATGCAAAGCCATAAGGGATCTTTCATAAGCGTATTTATCGTGCATGTAGTGTATTATATTCATAGCCTTAACATACACTTTCGCAAGCCACTCCAGCATATTGTCGTATGCTGCCATTACCTCATCGTAATCTAAATATTCAGACGTTATAGGATTAAATTTTGGTGCCACTTGTGTTTTATACCTTTCATCGACACCGCCATTTATGGCATATAGTAGCGCCTTCGCAAGATTCGCCCTTGCTCCAAAAAATTGCATCTGTTCTCCCGTCTTCATGGCTGATACACAGCAAGCAATACTGTAGTCATCATTGTATATTGGCCTCATTAAGTCGTCATTTTCATATTGAATAGAGCTGGTATCTATAGATACCTTGGCACAAAACCTTTTAAAGTTTTCAGGAAGATTTTTAGACCATAAAACTGTCAAGTTTGGCTCAGGTGCAGGACCTAAATTATACAATGTGTTTAGAATCCTGAATGAATTTTTAGTTACAAGAGGTCTTCCGTCTACGCCTACACCGCCAATTGATTCGGTGACCCAAACAGGATCGCCGCTAAATAGCTCATTGTAATCAGGAGTCCTTAAGAACCTTACCATTCTAAGCTTCATGACAAAGTGATCCATTAACTCTTGCGCCTGTTTCTCTGTCAATGTACCTTCTTTAAGATCTCTTTCAATGTATATGTCAAGAAAAGTAGATACTCTGCCCAGCGACATAGCCGCACCGTTTTGTTCCTTTATAGCAGCAAGGAAGGCAAAGTATGTCCACTGCACAGCTTCTTTTGCATTTTTTGCAGGTTTTGATATATCATAGCCATACTTTAAAGCCATTTCCTTCATTTCGTTTAACGCTTTTATCTGTTCTGTCAGTTCTTCTCTCAATCGAATAGTTGCTTCATCAAATTC
Coding sequences within:
- the pflB gene encoding formate C-acetyltransferase, with the protein product MISEWRGFQEGKWQKTIDVQDFIQKNYTLYEGDDSFLEGPTEKTIKLWNKVLELMKEELKKGVLDIDTKTVSSITSHDAGYIDKDLEEIVGLQTDKPLKRAIMPYGGIRMVKKACEAYGYKVDPKVEEIFTKYRKTHNDGVFDAYTPEIRAARHAGIITGLPDAYGRGRIIGDYRRVALYGIDRLIEEKEKEKLELDYDEFDEATIRLREELTEQIKALNEMKEMALKYGYDISKPAKNAKEAVQWTYFAFLAAIKEQNGAAMSLGRVSTFLDIYIERDLKEGTLTEKQAQELMDHFVMKLRMVRFLRTPDYNELFSGDPVWVTESIGGVGVDGRPLVTKNSFRILNTLYNLGPAPEPNLTVLWSKNLPENFKRFCAKVSIDTSSIQYENDDLMRPIYNDDYSIACCVSAMKTGEQMQFFGARANLAKALLYAINGGVDERYKTQVAPKFNPITSEYLDYDEVMAAYDNMLEWLAKVYVKAMNIIHYMHDKYAYERSLMALHDRDIVRTMAFGIAGLSVAADSLSAIKYAKVKAIRDENGIAVDYEVEGDFPKFGNDDDRVDSIAVDIVERFMNKLKKHKTYRNSIPTLSVLTITSNVVYGKKTGATPDGRKAGEPFAPGANPMHGRDTKGAIASMNSVSKIPYDSSLDGISYTFTIVPNALGKDDEDKINNLVGLLDGYAFNAGHHININVLNRDMLLDAMEHPEKYPQLTIRVSGYAVNFNKLTREQQLEVISRTFHESM